The DNA region AAGTCGGTTTATACCGAAGCGTACCCGGTGCTGAAGGAGTTTGGGTTTCCGTTCACCACGTTCATCTACACGAACTTTTTCGGCGGGCTGGGCAAGACATTGTCGGCCGAGCAGGTGAAGGAAATGATCGCCAATGGGATGACGCTGGGCTGCCACAGCAAGAGTCACCCATACGTGAGCAAAGTGCGGGCCGAGAGGCAGAAAGGCGAGGAGGCTTACGCGAAGTTCCTTCGTGAGGAGATGGTTGAGACCGCGGATGTTTTGGAACGTGAGATCGGCGTGCGGCCGGTGGTCTATGCCTACCCGGGTGGGTACTATGCCGACGATATGTTGGAGGCCGCCAACGAGGCGGGGTATGAGGCGTTGTTTACAGTGAACCCGGCGAAGGTGGTTTTCGACACGCCGAACCATGAAATCCATCGTTATGTGGTGCATGGGGACAAACCGTACACCTTCGACAACGCGACGACTTTTGGTGGGATCCCGCTGGGGCGTAAATCGTTGGCGGCTGCCGACGGGTCGCGGATTGAAAAGGCGGACCTGCATTTGGTGCCGGCGGACGGGGAGGTGGTGACGGATCGCCAGCCGCTGGTGAGCGCGGACTTGTCCCAGGTGGGTGACGTGGATCCCGAGTCGCTGGTGATGCGGATTTCCGGATTTGGCAAGGTCGAGCCTCACTTTGATGCGGAGACCAAGCTGGTGACGTACAAGATGAGCCGCCGGTTGCGTGCGACCGACGTGGCGGTTTATCTGAGCTGGAAGTTGATCGAGAGCGATCGCTACGAGCCGCCGCTGCGCTGGAGCTTCACTGTTGACCGCACTGCCAGCCTGCTCGCGGAGCAGCCGGTGGTGGATGAGGAATCCGCCCGCGATTTGACCGAGGAGCTGGACGGAACCGGGTTTTAGGGCATGTTGCCCCGTGTCAGTACGGCTGGGGAAATCTCCTCACGCTCCGTCGGTCCCAACGATTTTCACTATGTTTAACCAACTTTCCGACAAACTCGAAGGCGTCTTCAAGAACCTGCGTGGCCAGGGGAAACTCTCCGAGCGCAATATCAAAGACGCGATGACCGAGGTGCGTCTCGCCTTGCTTGAGGCGGATGTCGACTACAGCGTGGCACGTGACTTCATCTCCAGTGTGCGCGATGAGGCGATGGGTGAGAAGGTGCTCAAGAGCGTGACGCCGGGGCAGCAGATTGTCAAAATCTTCCGCGACAAGTTGGCCGAGTTGCTCGGTGGCGACCAGGCTCCGCTGGAGCTCACGCCGCCAGCGCGCATTTTGATGGTCGGTTTGAACGGTGCGGGTAAGACC from Sulfuriroseicoccus oceanibius includes:
- a CDS encoding polysaccharide deacetylase family protein; this encodes MIEMIWRKPVWMSGSVSCGRALALSLLAFAVVGCDKPSDEVAAEVEVPLAEESPALSADSFVDDHAEEEPEAEDVFQHDKSVVVSILGYHRFSSSAKPTDMMTTTARFREEMQMLADSGVAVVSMEDFLAWKRGEINIPNPSVVITIDDGWKSVYTEAYPVLKEFGFPFTTFIYTNFFGGLGKTLSAEQVKEMIANGMTLGCHSKSHPYVSKVRAERQKGEEAYAKFLREEMVETADVLEREIGVRPVVYAYPGGYYADDMLEAANEAGYEALFTVNPAKVVFDTPNHEIHRYVVHGDKPYTFDNATTFGGIPLGRKSLAAADGSRIEKADLHLVPADGEVVTDRQPLVSADLSQVGDVDPESLVMRISGFGKVEPHFDAETKLVTYKMSRRLRATDVAVYLSWKLIESDRYEPPLRWSFTVDRTASLLAEQPVVDEESARDLTEELDGTGF